One Spinacia oleracea cultivar Varoflay chromosome 4, BTI_SOV_V1, whole genome shotgun sequence DNA segment encodes these proteins:
- the LOC130471775 gene encoding uncharacterized protein: MNISTWNMRGLNDPIKVVEIKKFLASNNISVVALLETKVQEKNSSKIQKKIGNGWQWIMNYECSPRGRVWIGWKHAVVSVQLLHKTEFCIHCTVASKNGLFSTTFSAVYGLLSVDTRKPMWREITNFSSTVTCPWLVMGDFNAVLLAADRVNGNVVTEGETKDFDSCMDSAGCAELKSCGSYYSWSNKGQGNLRICSRIDRAIANALWHSKFVDAVVDYLPPGIYDHSPLKGMDVSCPRSGSMLKVWTKLKVVKQGLKELHHKDFAKLDERIEGLRVDLGKIQTQLAACPTDSNVQQSERECSETLKKFLHIQESAYRQKARIQWLQVGDSNSKLFFSAMKERIAKNSIDILYDDTGKKLSTTQEI; encoded by the exons ATGAATATCAGTACCTGGAATATGAGGGGATTGAATGATCCCATTAAAGTAGTTGAAATAAAGAAGTTTTTGGCTAGTAATAACATTAGTGTTGTAGCTTTGTTAGAAACTAAAGTTCAGGAGAAGAATAGTAGTAAAATTCAGAAGAAAATAGGGAATGGGTGGCAGTGGATTATGAACTATGAGTGTTCTCCTAGAGGAAGGGTTTGGATTGGCTGGAAGCATGCTGTGGTTTCAGTTCAGCTTCTTCACAAAACCGAGTTCTGTATTCACTGTACTGTTGCTTCAAAGAATGGCCTTTTTAGTACTACCTTTTCAGCTGTGTATGGTTTACTCTCCGTTGATACTAGAAAACCTATGTGGAGAGAGATTACCAACTTCAGTAGTACTGTTACTTGTCCTTGGCTAGTCATGGGTGATTTTAATGCAGTTTTGTTAGCTGCTGATAGAGTAAATGGCAATGTAGTTACTGAGGGAGAAACTAAAGACTTTGATAGCTGTATGGATTCTGCAGGGTGTGCTGAGCTTAAAAGTTGTGGGAGTTACTACTCTTGGAGCAATAAGGGGCAAGGCAATTTGAGAATATGTTCCAGAATAGATAGAGCTATTGCCAATGCACTTTGGCATTCTAAGTTTGTTGATGCTGTGGTGGATTACTTGCCTCCAGGGATTTATGATCATTCCCCCCTA AAAGGGATGGATGTTTCCTGTCCAAGGAGTGGTTCCATGCTGAAGGTATGGACTAAGCTGAAAGTAGTAAAGCAAGGCTTGAAGGAGCTTCATCACAAAGATTTTGCTAAGCTTGATGAGAGAATTGAGGGGTTAAGGGTTGATTTGGGTAAAATTCAGACTCAGTTAGCAGCTTGCCCTACTGATAGTAATGTGCAGCAAAGTGAGAGGGAGTGTAGTGAGACCCTTAAGAAGTTCTTGCATATTCAGGAAAGTGCCTATAGACAGAAAGCAAGAATTCAGTGGTTGCAAGTAGGAGATTCTAATTCTAAGTTATTTTTTAGTGCAATGAAGGAGAGGATAGCTAAGAATAGTATTGATATCTTATATGATGATACTGGAAAGAAGCTAAGCACTACTCAGGAAATTTAG
- the LOC130471772 gene encoding uncharacterized protein has translation MLSELGFPVKFVNWVMQCLYSVSYSIMINGCPTKPIPAKKGLRQGDPISPYLFSLGMEYLSRCLPALADNPEFSYHPRCKKLDLTHMMFADDLLMFSRADESAVKPLFDAFTKFSLASGLEANLHKSEGSFPFRYLGVPLTTRKLSFTYCKHLIDRTVARIKSWTSKFLSYAGRLQLVKSVRFGIQLYWCQIFVMPKKVMKEIQRICRCFLWSDTDAKSRKASVSWEQLCFPKSCGGWNLKDLTVWNKAAVLKHCWALALKQDRLWVRWIHAYYIQHRDFWTIPIPNGLTWSSRKIWHNREVFLQANGVDQFVQAGKFRIQKMYKFLHPFGVQVGWKRLICNSHASPKSTFIVWLAVQNKLATKDRLISWHLNIDGTCGLCQLESESLDHLFFSCSYSKEIWRQVLIHLGVTRAVLPWQEEVQIAAKRSRSKKKKACKYSIAFIESVYCI, from the exons atgTTGTCAGAGTTAGGTTTCCCTGTGAAGTTTGTGAATTGGGTGATGCAATGCCTCTATTCTGTCTCTTATTCTATTATGATAAATGGTTGCCCCACAAAACCAATTCCTGCAAAGAAGGGTTTGAGGCAAGGTGATCCTATTTCACCTTACTTGTTTTCTTTGGGTATGGAATATCTGTCAAGGTGTCTTCCTGCACTTGCTGATAATCCTGAGTTCTCTTATCACCCTAGATGCAAAAAGCTGGATCTCACccatatgatgtttgctgatgatttacTGATGTTCTCCAGAGCTGATGAGAGTGCTGTGAAGCCTCTTTTTGATGCTTTTACCAAGTTTTCCTTGGCTTCTGGATTGGAGGCTAACTTGCATAAAAGTGAG GGGTCTTTTCCATTCAGATACCTGGGTGTTCCTCTCACAACTAGGAAGCTGTCATTTACATACTGCAAGCATCTCATTGatagaactgttgctagaatcaAGAGCTGGACTTCTAAATTTCTTTCCTATGCAGGCAGGTTACAACTGGTGAAATCTGTTCGTTTTGGTATCCAACTTTACTGGTGCCAGATATTTGTTATGCCTAAAAAAGTGATgaaagaaattcagagaatttgtagatgtttCTTGTGGTCAGACACTGATGCAAAATCTAGGAAAGCTTCAGTCTCTTGGGAGCAATTATGTTTTCCTAAGAGTTGTGGAGGGTGGAATCTGAAAGATCTAACTGTGTGGAACAAAGCAGCAGTTTTGAAGCACTGCTGGGCTTTAGCCTTGAAGCAGGATAGGCTTTGGGTTAGGTGGATTCATGCTTATTACATTCAGCATAGAGACTTCTGGACTATTCCAATTCCTAATGGTTTAACTTGGTCTTCAAGGAAAATTTGGCATAATAGAGAAGTCTTTCTGCAGGCTAATGGAGTTGATCAGTTTGTGCAGGCTGGAAAATTTAGAATTCAGAAAATGTATAAATTTCTTCATCCATTTGGAGTTCAGGTGGGATGGAAGAGATTGATTTGTAATAGTCATGCTAGTCCAAAGAGTACTTTCATTGTTTGGCTAGCAGTGCAGAACAAGCTAGCTACAAAAGACAGATTGATAAGCTGGCATCTGAATATTGATGGTACTTGTGGATTGTGTCAGTTGGAAAGTGAAAGTTTGGATCATTTGTTCTTCTCTTGTTCTTATTCTAAGGAGATTTGGAGACAGGTTCTGATTCATCTAGGAGTGACTAGAGCTGTTTTGCCTTGGCAAGAAGAAGTCCAGATTGCAGCGAAGAGAAGCAGAAGTAAAAAGAAGAAGGCTTGCAAGTATAGTATAGCTTTCATTGAGTCAGT